The Actinotalea sp. JY-7876 sequence TCGGCACCTTCTGGGCGGACCTGGGTTGGCCGGCCTGGCGGCTGCTGCTGGAGTACGACGGCGTCGCGAAGTACGACGTCGGCCGCGTGGCGCTGCTCGCCGAGAAGCGGCGCGAGGACGCCCTGCGGGCGGAGGGCTGGGCGGTGCTCCGCGTCATGGCCGACGACACGCGGAGCCCCGAGCGCCTCCTGCGACGCGTCCAGCCCTTCATCCCGCCCACGGAACGCCGGCAGCTGACCCCGCGGTTCGCGCTCCTCTGACCGACCGCGAGCACGTCCGTTCCCGCCGACCACGTCCGCCGTGGGGGACGTGGTCACGTGGAACGGACGAGCTCGGACGCCAGGGCGGCGCGGTCAGGGGGTGAGGGACGGGTCCGCCGCGATCGCGTCTAGGTCGCGCACGGCGTAGCGGTGGTGCTCCCACACCTCCTCGAGGATCACGTGAAGGCACGAGCGCGTGGTCTCGGGCTGGTCGGGCCCCCAGGGGTTGCTGCGCGGGACGTCGAGGTCCGACGACGTCACGCCGGCGAGGAAGTCGCGCACCATCGCGACCCGGTCCGCCCGGGCCTCGAGCACCTCCGCGTACGACGGCGCCTGCAGGGAGAACCCGGACATGTCGTAGCCGTCGGTCTCGTACTCGCCGTTGGGCTGGCCGACCGGGTGGTACGGCTGCTCCCGCTCGAGGATCCCGCGGCCGAGCCAGGTGTCCGTCGCCATCACGAGGTGCCGGAGCGTCTGGGCGAAGGACCACTCGCCGTCGACCTGGGCGTCCACGGTCCCCGCCGGCATCGACGCGGCGCGCTCGATGGTTCCCTCCCAGGTCCGCTCGAGCGCCGCCCAGGCAGCACGCAGGCCGTCCGGGTCCTGCGCGTATCGCTCGCCGCGGCCGGGGAAGCGCCGGTTCAGCTCCGCGTCGACCAACGGCGCGACGTCGACGCCGTTGACCACCAGCGAGCCGTCGTACAGCCACGGGGCGTCGATCTCGGCACCGGCGACGTCGGCGCCGCGGATCACCGCCCCGGACAGGTCGCAGTTCACGAGCCGGGCGCCCGTGAGGTCGACGCCGCGGAACTCCGCGCCGCGCAGGTCGTCCGACCCGGTGAAGGACGCCATGAACCCCTCCCCGCACGCAGACCGCCGGACTCCCCGGCGCGCCGCCGACGCTACGCCGCACCGGCTGCCTCCGGAAGGCGCGCTGGCCGCCGCGCCCTGGACGCCGGCGACCACGTCGGTCCGCCGCGCCCCGGCAGCGACCACGTCCGTTCCCACCCAGCTCGTCCTCCGCAGCGGACGTGGTCGGTGGGAACGGACGTGGTCGGCGAGCGGTGCGGTCGGTGGGCGGGGCCGGGGCGGAGGACGGCGACAGCGGGAGGGCGACGTCGGGGTGGGGCGTGTCGGTGGGGTCGGGCACCATGGCGGGATGGCCATCGAGCTGCCGGAGCTGGTCGTGCCCGACGCCGCCGCGTGGCGCGCCTGGTTGCAGGACAACCACGCGTCCGCCGACGGCGTCTGGCTCGCGCTGACGCGCAAGGGCGGCACCGTCACCTCGCTCACCTACGAGCAGGCCGTGCTGGAGTGCCTCTGCTTCGGCTGGATCGACGGCCAGGCGCGGTCGCGCGACGCCGAGTCGTCGTTCCAGCGCATGACGCCGCGGCGCGCGCGCTCCCGGTGGTCCGCGATCAACGTCGAGCGGGTCGGCCGGCTGGAGGCCGAGGGCCGAATGACCCCGGCCGGACGCGCGCAGGTCGACGCCGCCCGGGCGGACGGCCGCTGGGACACCGCGTACGCCGGTCCGGCGACGATCGAGGTCCCCGAGGACCTCCTGGCGGCCCTCGCCGCCGAGCCGCGCGCCCAGGCCTGGTGGGACGTCCTGACCTCCGGTAACCGGTACGCGATCCTCTACCCGATCGGCGCCGTCAAGCGGGCCGAGACCCGCGAGCGCAAGATCGCCGAGTTCGTCGCGGCGCTCGCCGAGGGCCGCACGCCCCACCCCCAGCGCCGCCGACCCGAGAACGCCTGAGCTGGTCGCGGCCGACGCGCGGGTTTGCCTCACCACCGGCGCGGACCGGCCGATGGGCGACCGAACGGGTGGCACGGTGTCGCACGGGGGCGGAGCAGGCGTGGCGCGGCGACAGAGGTCCGAGGCGGAGCACCAGGTCGCAACGCTGCTGCGCCAGGCGCGGGAGGCGCTCGGACTGAGCGTCTCGTTCCTCACGAGGATCCAGGGCGACACGCAGATCATGGAAGTCGTCGACACCTCGCTGCCCGTCTTCCTGAGCGACGGCGCACGGCAGCGCCGCGACACCACGCTCTGCAAGACCGTGCTCGACGGCGACGCGCCGGAGGTCATGCCCGACATCCGCGACCACCCGGCCGCGATGAAGCAACCCGCGGCACGGTTCGCGCACTTCCGGAGCTACGTCTCGGTGCCAGTGACGCTGAGCGACGGACGGCTCTACGGCACGTTCTGCGCCGCCGGCCTCACCCCCGAGCGCAACCTCTCCGAGCGCGACGCGGCCCTGCTCAAGGTCCTCGCGTCCGCCGCCGCGATGATCATCGAGCCCGGCGTCCGCGAGCGCGAGCGCCGCGAGGCCATCGAGCACCGCCTGGTCCCGATGATGCGGGCCGGCGGACCGAGGATCCTCCTGCAGCCGATCGTCGACCTCGGGACCGGCCTGCGCACCGGCGCGGAGGCGCTGGCGCGCTTCCCGGCCGACTGGCGGACCACGCCCGACGTCGTCTTCGCCGAGGCCCACGACGTGGACCTGGGCGAGCGCCTCGAGCTGCTCGCGCTCGAGCGGGCCGCGGAGCACCTCGCTGCGATCGAGGGGCACCTCGCCCTCAACGTGTCGCCGGCGGTCCTGCTCTCGCGAGCGTGCGCGCGCTTCCTGCGGCGGTTGCCGCTGGACCGGGTCGTCCTGGAGCTGTCCGAGCACTCCCCGGTCGAGGACTACGACGCCCTGCGCTCGGCCCTCGCCGGGCCCCGCGCGGCCGGCATGCGGCTCGCGATCGACGACGTCGGCGCGGGTTTCGCGTCCCTGCGCCACATCGTCCTGTGCGCCCCGGACGTCATCAAGCTGGACCGGAGCATCGTCGACGGCGTCAGCGCCGACCCGGTGCTGACCACGCTCGTCGAGGCGCTCGTGGCGTTCGCCCACGGGAACGGCACGACGGTCGTCGCGGAGGGTGTCGAGACCGCGGCCGACGTCGCGGCGCTGCGACAGCTGCGCGTCGACGAGGCCCAGGGCTGGTACTTCGGCCGCCCCGGCCCCGCGGACGCTCTCGCGCCCCTCGCCCCCGGTGTCCCCACGCCGCGCGCGGCCGCCCGCTCCTGACGTCCCGTCCCGACGTCGTCCGGCGGGCAGTCGCCTCTCGCCCTCGCACGTCACCCGTCCGGCTCGAGGACAATCACGCGTCCGTCGAGGGTCACGCCCGTGCTCACGAGGAAGGGCGGCGACGGGGCGCGCGACCTAGACTCCCCGCATGGCGGCGCCCGAGACCCGGCTCCTGGTGCTGGGGGCCGTGCGCCTGTTCGAGCCGGTCAACGGCTACCAGATCCGCCGCGAGCTCATGTCGTGGGGCGTCGGCGACTGGGCCCACGTCCTGCCGGGATCGGTGTACTCGAGCCTGGCGACGCTGGCCAAGCAGGGCCACCTGGAGCGGGCGGACCTGCAGGACGGCGGCCGCTCGGTCGCGGTCTACACGACGACGCCGTCGGGGCGCGAGGAGCTCTCCCGGCTCTTCGAGCACGCGTTGACGACCGTCGACCCGCTCAACCCGCTGCCCGTGCACACGGCCATGAGCATGTGCTTGCTCTTCCCGCGCGACGTCGTGCGGGAGCACCTCGCCACGCGCGCCTCGCGGCTCGACGCCCACGTCGAGGCCCTGCGGCGGGCGCACGCCACGGCGGACGTCACCTCGCCACCGCACGTCGAGCGCGTCCTCGAGCTCCAGCTGGGACTCGCCGAGCTCGAGCGCACCTGGGTGCGTGACCTCGTCGACGTCGTCGCGCGCGGCGGCCTCGCGTTCGCCGGGGAGCCGATGCGCTGGCAGCCCGCGGCGGACGACCCGGGGTGGCAGATGGCCGCCGACCAGGCCCGATACCGGGCCCTGCTCAGGACGCGCGCCGGCTGACCCGGCGCGCCGGGGACGTACCGCGCCGGGCGACCCGGCCGTGTCGGACGCCGGTGGGACGCTCGCCCGGTCAGGCACCGACCCGGCGGCTCGCACCCGATGAGTCGGCGGCCCGGACCGGGTCTGGTCTCCAGGGCCGGCGCCGGAATCCGTTGACATCGCTGTGACGCCGGTCGCAGCATGAGTGATGTTCAAGTTTGAACACCTGGGGGACGCATGATCGAGGCACGAGGGCTGGTCCAGACGTTCCTGGCCCGCCAGGGCAGGACCAAGAGCGAGGTGCGCGCGGTCGACGGCGTGGACCTCGACGTCGCGGAGGGCGAGGTCGTCGGCTTCCTCGGCCCGAACGGCGCCGGCAAGACGACGACGCTGCGCATGCTCACGACGCTCCTGCGCCCGACCGAGGGCACGGCGCGCGTGGCGGGCTACGACGTGGTCCGCGAGTCGGTGCAGGTCCGGCGGAGCATCGGCTACGTCTCGCAGTCGGGCGGCGCCTACAGCGGCGCCCGGGCCGGTGACGAGGTGGTCGACCACGGGATGCTCTACGGCCTGCCCAAGTCGGTCGTCGAGCGGCGCGGTCGCCACCTGTTCGAGCAGATGGACCTGCCCGGGCTGTGGACCCGCATGCCCAAGAACATGTCCGGGGGGCAGAAGCGGCGGCTCGACGTGGTCATGGGGCTCATCCACGAGCCGCAGCTCGTCTTCCTCGACGAGCCGACGACGGGGCTCGACCCCCAAGCGCGCGCCAACCTGTGGGAGCACATCCGAGGCCTGCGCGACCGCCTCGGCGTGACGGTCCTGCTCACGACCCACTACCTCGACGAGGCCGACGCGCTCTCGGACCGCATCGTCATCATCGACCGCGGCCGCATCGTCGCGTCCGACACGGCCGACAACCTCAAGGCGCAGGTCGCCGGGGACCTCGTCGAGCTCGAGCTCGTGGACGCCACGCTCGCGTCCCGGGCGGCGGAGCGTCTCGCGGCACTCGCCGGCACCACCGTCGAGGTGGACGGCAACCACGTGCGCGGCCGCGTGCCGCGTGCCGGCCGGACGCTCCAGGGCTTCCTGCGGGACCTCGACACGTCGGGCATCGGCCTCGAGTCGATCGGCGTGCTCCGACCGACGCTCGACGACGTCTTCCTCGCCCTCACCGGGCGCAGCCTGCGCGACGCCGAGTCCGCCACCGAGCCGACGGGCGGCACCGACGCCGGCGCCGGCGAGCCCGACCTCGAGCCGGCCGCCGCCGGCGCGAGCACCGGCGCGCCCGCCGCGACACCGACCACGCCAGGAGCCGACCGATGACCGCCACCGCACCCGCCCTCTCCGCCGACCTCGCCGTGCCGGGCGGCACGCCGTCGTCGTTCTTCCGGGAGAGCGTCATCGTGTTCCGCCGCCAGCTGCGGATGAACCTGCGCAACCCGGCGTGGGTGATCATCGGGATGCTGCAGCCGATCCTCTACCTGCTGCTCTTCGGGCCCCTCCTCGAGCCGCTCATCGGGCAGTTCGGGGCGACGAACGCGTACACGTTCTTCGTGCCGGGCATGCTCGTCCAGCTCGGCGTCTTCGGCGCCTTCTTCGCGGGGTTCAGCCTGATCGGCGAGTGGCGCGAGGGCGTCATCGAGGCGGAGCGGGTGACGCCGGCCAGCCGCACGGCGCTGCTGGTCGGCCGCCTCTACCGCGACCTGCTCCAGCTCTTCGTGCAGGCGCTGATCCTGGTGGGCCTCGGGTACCTGCTCGGGATGGTCGCGTCCGGCGGGGGCATCGTGCTCGGCGTGGTCCTCACCCTCCTGCTGGGCGGGGCGTGCGCAGCGGCGTCCAACGCGCTCGCGCTGACCACCAAGTCCGAGGACGTCATGGCCCCGGTCATCAACATGGTGATGATGCCGGTCCTCCTGCTCTCGGGGATCCTGCTGCCGATGACCATCGGCCCGGCGTGGCTGCAGAGCGCGAGCGACTTCATGCCGATCCGGCACGTCGTCGACGGGGTGCGCTCCTCCTTCGCCGGCGACTTCGCGAGCTCCGGCCTGGTCTGGGGCACCGCCTGGTCCATCGTGATGTTCGTGCTGGCCGTGTGGTGGGGCACCGCGACGTTCCGCCGCGAGAACGCCTGAGCCGTCCGCCCGGTCACGCGCCCACGTCGCGCCCCGCGTCGACTCGCCCGGCGAGGGTGTCGATTCCGGCCCCCGGCGCCCGTCATGCTTCCGACGGCGCCACCAGGAGTCGTCGGACGCGAGGAGGAACGATGAGCACCACCCGGGACTACGTGCTGCTGCTGCACGGCGACGAGCGCGAGTGGCGCGACGCCGACGAGGCCGCGGTGGCGCAGGCGTACGGCGAGCACGACGAGTTCTCCCGGCTGTGCGGTGAGCGCGGCCACGAGATCCTCGGCGGCGAGGAGCTGCGGCTCAGCGAGACGTCGCTGGTCGTGCGGTCCCGCGAGGGCGAGGTCCAGGTCACCGAGGGCCCGTTCACCGAGACCGTGGAGCAGCTCGGCGGCTACTACGTGATCCGGACCGCCGACGTGCAGGACCTCGCGCGGCTCGCCGCCATGCTCGCCGGTACCGGCGCCGTCGAGATCCGGCCGATCGTGCGCCCCACCGACCAGCCGCAGTCCGGCGCGGCGGCCGCCGAGCAGGTGGCGTCGTGAAGTTCCTCGTGCTCATCTACCAGGACGAGTCGGTCTGGCGCGACGCCACCCCCGCCGAGCAGGAGCGCTACTACGCCGAGCACGAGGCATTCTCCGCGGCCGTCCCCGAGCGTGGCTGCACGATGCTGGCCGGCGAGGCCCTGGTCGGCGTCGCGTCCGCGACGACGGTCCGTCGCCGCGGCGAGCACGTGGACATCTCGGAGGGGCCGTTCGCGGAGACCGCCGAGCAGCTCGGCGGCTTCTACCTGCTCGACGCCCCGGACCTCGACGCGGTGACCGACCTCTGCCGCCTGCTGCCCGAGTACACGCTCGAGATCCGTCCCGTCGCCGACATGGACTGACGGCGGTCGCGTGACGGACGAGGACGGCGGGCCGGTCGGGGCGGCCCTGGAGCTCGCGTGGCGCGAGCACTGGGGCCGCCTCGTCGGCCTCGTCCTGCGGCAGACGGCCCGCGCCGACCTGGCCGAGGACGCGGTCGCCGACGCGTTCGCGGCCGCGGCGCGCACCTGGCCGGCGGCGGGCGTCCCGACGAACCCGGGCGGGTGGCTGCTCACGGCCGCACGCCGGCGAGCGGTCGACGTGCTGCGCTCGGAGGCGGTCCACCGGCGCAAGGAGCCGCTCGTCCTGGTCGACGCGCAGCTCCGCGAGGAGGCGGCGGCGACGGTCGACCCGGGCGCCCACGTCGAGGACGAGCGCCTGCGGCTGATCCTCACCTGCTGCCACCCGGCGCTCGCCCCGGACGCCCGCGTGGCCCTGACGCTGCGCTTCGTCGTCGGCCTCGACGTGCCCGACATCGCGGCGCTCCTCCTGCTCCAGGAGCCGACGGCGGCCGCGCGCCTGACCCGAGCGAAGAAGCGCCTCGCGACCACGGGCATCCGGCTCACGACGCCGCCGCCCGAGCGCCTCGAGGAGCGCCTCGAGGCGGTCGCGACGGTCCTGTACCTGCTGTTCACGGCCGGCTACCACCCCGGTCCCCGCGACCGCGGCCTGCGGGTGGACCTCGCCGACGAGGCCATCCGCCTCACGCGCCTTCTCGACGAGCAGCTGCCCGGCCGCCCGACGACCCGCGCGCTGCTCGCGCTCCTGCTGCTCCAGCACTCGCGGCGCGGGTCACGGACCGACGCGGACGGCGCCCTCGTCCTGCTGCCGGACCAGGACCGGTCCCGCTGGGACCACGACGACATCGACGCCGGTCTGACGCTCCTCGCCGGCCTGGCGCCGACCACGGGGCGCGCGGAGGAGTACCGGCTCCAGGCGCTCATCGCCGCGGAGCACGCCCGCGCGACGACGGCGGACGCGACCCGGTGGCCCGTCATCGCGCGCCACTACGCGGCGCTCGAGGCGCACACCGGGTCGCCCGTCGTGCGGCTGGCACGCGCGGTCGCGGTGGCGGAGGCCGACGGTCCGGCGGCGGGTCTCACGCTCCTGGACGGGCTGGAAGCCCTGCTCCCGCACCACCACCGCCTGCCCGCGGTGCGCGCCGAGCTGCTCGCTCGCCTCGGCCGGCGCGAGGCGGCGCTCGCGTCGTTCGACCGGGCGCTCGCCCTCGTCCGCAGCGACGCCGAGCGCCGACACCTCACCGAGCGCGCCGCCGCGGTGCGGGCGCCGGCGGCACCCTGAGGCGTCGCCCCTCAGCCCAGCAGCTTCGCGATGACGCGCGCGCCGGCCCGCGGCGACAGGCGCGGCGACCCGGTGAGCCGGCCCTCCAGCGTCGCCACGTTGATGACGCTGATGACCGCGAGCGCGGTGTCGAAGTCGTCCTGCGTGGTGCCGGGCTCGGCGTCGTCGCCGCGCCGCGCCCGGCGCACCTCGGCGATCTGGTCCGCGAGCACCTCGTGCGAGGTCACGTGCAGGCGAGCGAGCTCCCCCGACGCCTCGGGATGGCGCAGCCCGTAGGCGAGGAACTCGAGCGAGAGCAGGATGCGGTGGTCGTCCATCACGCTGGTGAGCCACTCCGCGACCGCGTCCTGGTCGACCCCGTCGACCGTGACCCCCGGGATGGTGGCGCCGGGTGAGTCGATCGTGACCCGGAGCATGTCCGACGCGAGCGCGAGGAAGACCTCCTCCTTCGACCCGAAGTGCGCGTACACGGCGCCCTTCGTGTACCCGGCCTCGGCGGCGATGTCGCCCACCGACGCGCCCTCGTAGCCCTTCGCCGCGATCACCCGCGCGGCCGCCTCCAGCAGGTCGGCGCGCGTGCGGTCGACCTTCTGGCGTCGCCGCTCCTCGGCGGAGGAGCCGCCCGACGTCGTCGCCCGCGACGCCGCCTCGGAGGCTTCGGCGAGGCCGCGGGCCGCCTCCCGCAGCGACGACGCGACGGCCTCGCCCACCTCGGGCATCACGGAGCGCGCGTGCTCGCCCAGGAGCCGGGTCAGGCTGGCCGTGGCGTCCGCGAGCGCGCGGGTCGCCGCGCCGATCGAGTCCTGGGGGTCCTTCGGGTCCTGGGTCATGACCCGAGGCTACCCGACGGATACCGATCGGTACACCGCTCGGTATCCAGTGCTTGATTCCGATCGGTATGTGTGTCTACCGTTGAGCACCTACCGACCAGAATGGAGATTCCGATGACCTCCGAGGTGCTGCTCCGCGTTCGCGGGCTGAGCAAGCGGTACGGCGGGCCCCAGGGCGTCCAGGCCAACGACGGGGTGGACCTGGACCTGGCCGCCGGGCAGGTCGTGGGCCTGCTCGGCCACAACGGCGCGGGCAAGACGACGCTCGTGCACCAGGTGGTGGGCCTGGTGCGGCCGGACGCCGGATCCATCACGCTCGCCGGTGTGGACGCGGTCGCGCGGCCCGAGGTCGCGCGGCGGCTGACGTCGATCCAGGCGCAAGCCAACGTGCCGATCACCGGGCTCACTCCGCGCCGCGCCATCGAGCTCGTCGGCCGCATCCGCGGGGGCGAGCGCTCCCGGGTGCGGCGGCGCGCGGAGGCCCTCCTCGACGCGCTGGACCTGGGCCCGTGGGCGGACACGCCGGCCGAGAAGGTCTCCGGCGGCATCGCGCGGCTCACCGCGTTCGCGATGACGGCCGTGCAGCCCGGCGCCCTCGTCGTGCTCGACGAGCCCACGAACGACGTCGACCCGGTGCGACGGCGCCTGCTCTGGGAGCAGATCCGGGGCCTGGCCGACGCGGGCCACGCGGTGCTGCTCGTCACGCACAACGTCCGCGAGGCCGAGCGTGTGGTGGACCACCTGGCCATCCTCGACCACGGCGTCGTGCTCGCGACGGACACGCCCGCCGGCCTGACCGCCTCGCTGCGCGGCTCCCTGACGCTCGACCTCGACCTCGCCGACGACGCCCCCGTCGCCTGGCACCCGGCCGTGCGCCCCGGCGCGACCGGACGTCTGCGCGCGGCGGGCGTCGTGCCTGCCGACCGGGCGGCCGACGTCGTCGCGTGGGCGCAGGCGCAGGTCGACTCCGGGCGCGCCGAGCGGTACGCCCTGACCCCAGCCTCGCTCGAGGACGTGTACGTCCACCTGGTCGGCGAGGCCCAGCACACCACCACCACCGAGGAGGTCGCGGCATGACCGCGCTGCCCCTGACCGGTCCCCTCACGACCGGCACGCCCCTGCCTGCCGGTCCGCGGACCGCCCTGCGCCAGACGCTGCTGCTGATGCAGTGGCAGTTCCGCCGCCAGACGCAGTACCTGCCGCTCATGGTCGTGGTGCAGGCGTTCATCGCCGTGGCGACCGTGATCGGCTACGGCCTGCTCGTCGGGGATCCCGACCCACGGACCGCCCTGTACCTGGCCACCGGTGCGCCGACCATCACGCTGATCACGATCGGGCTGGTCCTCACCCCGCAGCTGCTCTCTCAGTCGCGCACCGAGGGGAGCCTCGACTGGCTCCGCACGCTGCCCGTGCCACGCGCCGCGTTCCTCGCGTCCGACCTGCTCGTCTGGACCCTGCTCGCGCTGCCCGGCATGGTGCTCGGCATCGTCGCCGGACTGCTGCGCTTCGACATCGACCTCGCGCCCGCGCCGTGGCTCGTTCCCGCGGCCCTGCTCGTCTCCCTGACCGCCGCCTCCGTCGGGTACGCGATCGCCTCGCTCCTCCCGCCGGCGCTCGCCCAGCTCGTCACGCAGGCGCTGGTGTTCGTGGTCCTCCTGTTCTCGCCGGTGAGCTACCCCGCGGAGCGCATGCCGCAGTGGCTGCAGGACGCGCACGCCTGGCTCCCCATCGAGCCCATGGCGCAGCTGGTCCGCACCGGCCTGGCGCCCGACGCGTTCGACATCTCCGGACGGTCCCTGGCGGTCCTGGTCACGTGGTGCGTCGGGTCCGTCGTGCTCGCCGTGCTCGCGCTGCGCAAGCGCGCGTGACCCGCGGGTGGTCACCGCCGCCGTCGTCCGCCACGATGGCGCCGGAGAGGAGGCGCGATGAAGGTCGACCTCAAGCGCGAGCTGGGCACCTACACGGCCCGGCGCGGGACGTTCTCGCTCGTCACCGTGCCGCCCGCGAGCTTTCTCATGGTGGACGGCCACGGCGACCCGAACACGTCGTCGGCGTACCGCGACGCGGTGAGCTCGCTCTACCCGCTGGCGTACGCGCTGAAGTTCCTCAGCAAGGTCGAGCTCGGCCGCGACTACACCGTCATGCCGCTCGAGGCGCTGTGGTGGGCGCAGGACATGGCCGCGTTCACCAGCCGGCGGGACAAGGCGCAGTGGGACTGGACGCTGATGATCCTGGCGCCGTCGTGGCTGGGCGCCGAGCACGTCGAGGCCGCCCGGGCCACGGTCGCCCGCAAGGGCGGCGCGCCGACCCTCGACGACGTCCGCCTCGAGGAGCTGGACGAGGGTCTGAGCGTCCAGACGCTCCACGTCGGCCCGTACGACGACGAGGGCCCGGTGCTCGACGCGCTGCACCACGAGTTCGTCCCCGCGCAGGGCCTGAGCCTGACGGGCAGACACCACGAGATCTACCTCAGCGACCCCCGGCGCACGGCGCCCGCGAGGCTGCGGACGATCCTGCGCCAACCGGTCACGCGCTGACCGGGCTCCTCGTCAGGGGCGGCCCTCCAGGACCCGCTTGAGGCGCTGGAGGTCGGCGGTCACGAGCGCGGCGTCGCGCTCGAGGTCGGCCGCCGTCATGCCCGGCGCCGCACGCAGCGTGAAGACCACCTCGCTCCCGTCCCCCGCGGTCAGGACGCGGAGCGGCACGTGCACGGCCTCGCCGGCGGGCGTGAGGACCTCGTGGTCGAGGATGCCGTACTCGTTCGGCGGGGCGAAGGTGACCCGGGCGCGGCCGGCTGGTGTCTGCACGAACCAGCCGCCGCGCTCGTGCACGACCTCGGACCCCAGTCCGGGTGCCCACCGCGGCAGGTTGGCGGGGTTGGACGCGAAGGCGTAGACCTCCGTCGCCGGGCGGTCGATCCGCACGCTCAGGTGTCGCGACTCGAACGTCATCGTCCGAGGGTGCCACCGTCCTGCGACGCTCGCTCGTCATGATCCAGACGCAGCTGCCACACCGCGTCCACCGACGCCGGCCGGAAGCCGAGCGCGACGTTGATGCCGAGCATGAAGGCGTTCTCCTCGGCGTTCCACGTGTGGACACGCCGCGCGCGGGGCCGGCGGA is a genomic window containing:
- a CDS encoding ABC transporter permease, producing the protein MTALPLTGPLTTGTPLPAGPRTALRQTLLLMQWQFRRQTQYLPLMVVVQAFIAVATVIGYGLLVGDPDPRTALYLATGAPTITLITIGLVLTPQLLSQSRTEGSLDWLRTLPVPRAAFLASDLLVWTLLALPGMVLGIVAGLLRFDIDLAPAPWLVPAALLVSLTAASVGYAIASLLPPALAQLVTQALVFVVLLFSPVSYPAERMPQWLQDAHAWLPIEPMAQLVRTGLAPDAFDISGRSLAVLVTWCVGSVVLAVLALRKRA
- a CDS encoding GyrI-like domain-containing protein, whose product is MKVDLKRELGTYTARRGTFSLVTVPPASFLMVDGHGDPNTSSAYRDAVSSLYPLAYALKFLSKVELGRDYTVMPLEALWWAQDMAAFTSRRDKAQWDWTLMILAPSWLGAEHVEAARATVARKGGAPTLDDVRLEELDEGLSVQTLHVGPYDDEGPVLDALHHEFVPAQGLSLTGRHHEIYLSDPRRTAPARLRTILRQPVTR
- a CDS encoding SRPBCC family protein; the protein is MTFESRHLSVRIDRPATEVYAFASNPANLPRWAPGLGSEVVHERGGWFVQTPAGRARVTFAPPNEYGILDHEVLTPAGEAVHVPLRVLTAGDGSEVVFTLRAAPGMTAADLERDAALVTADLQRLKRVLEGRP